The nucleotide sequence AACGGTGTACTTGCTTCCGTAGCCGCGTCCGCGACCGGCTGTGGACAGAATGCTGAAGGGACGAGCCAGCAAATGCCTGGCTCGGCTGACGCGCCCCTCTTGTATCAGGTGCCGGATGTGGCTGCTGGAGACAGGTTCTCCGCGCAATCGCATTTCGGGATAGTCGTGTACAGCGAACCCCATCTCCCCACCGAACTCGCGCAGGGTAGTGATGTTGCCGGATGCTTTGTGTCCGAAATGGAAGTTGTACCCTTCGTGGATTTCGCAGGTTCGCAACTTCGCTTTCAGAATATCGTGCGCAAACTGGTGAGGCGTCATCAGCGATAGATCGCGTGAGAAGGGAAGCAGGAGAACCGCATCCACTCCTGTGGCAGACAGTAGCCGCAATTTTTCCGGCGAGGGCGTGATCAATTTTAAATTCTTGTCCGGGCGCAGAATGCGCATCGGATGCGGCTCAAACGTGACAGCCACCGATTTGGCGCCATTGGTCTTCGCGCGGGAGACGATCTCGCCAAGCACGGCTCGATGAGCGCGGTGAACACCGTCGAAGTTGCCAACGCTTACCAGCGTCGGCCCGAAGTCGCCGGGGATGTCGCCGAGTTTGTGGAAGACTTGCATGGAGGCGTCGATCGTTGTTGGTCGTTCGGTAATGCTGATTAAATTTCGAATTCCAATTTCATGCCGTCATAAGCGAGTTGCACGCCGGTCGGCAACGATGCATCGGTCTCCTCGTGCGGCAAGTCGTGACAGATGTGCGTAAAAAACGCGCGCTTTGGTTTCACTTCTTCAACAATCTTCAACGACTGCTCCACCGTGGAGTGCGTCGGGTGCGGTTTGTAGCGCAGTGCATCGAGAAACAGGATGTCGAGGCCACGCAGTTGGTCCAGTGAACCGGCAGGCACTTCGCTGTGATCGGTCAGGTACGCGGCCGATCCAAAACGGAATCCCATGATTGGTGTTTCTCCGTGAATCACGGTTACGGGCTCGAAACGCGCCCCGAACAAATCGACGGGACCTTCAATCGGCTTCATTTCCACCTGGGGCAATCCGCCGAATTTGTAGTCGGCGTCAAAAATGTAACGAAACATTTTTCGCAGAAAATCTACCGCAGCCGGGTCAGCGAAAAGCGGCATTCTTCCTGGCTTGTGCTTGAAACTCAAAGGCCGCAGATCGTCGATCCCAAGAATGTGGTCGGCGTGGGTATGCGTGTAGAAGACGGCATCGACGCTGGTCAGGTTCTCCCGCAACGCCTGTTCGCGAAAGTCGGGTGTCGTGTCGATGAGAATATTGTGCCCGCTGTAGCTGACCATCACTGACGGCCGGGTGCGCCGGTCGCGGGGATCGGAAGACCGGCAGACGGCGCAGTCGCAGCCGATCGTGGGAACCCCCATCGACGTGCCGCTGCCAAGTACCGTCAGTGTCGCCTTCATCAGCCGTTGGTTCCTGTGATTGGGCTGGGCGGGTGCGCGAGCGCGTTGGTCACTTCCACGTAAGCCATGCGGAGTTCGTAGAGCGCGTTCTGCATGAAAGCCTGCTCTTTCGCGTTGAGATTTCCTTTGGTCTTATCGCTCATCATACTGAGCGTGTCGATGGTCTGGCGGGCGCCGATGATGTCCACCTGCGGCGAGCCACCCTGCTCCACCATCAGGCCGAGTTGCATCATGGCGGTCATGTAGAGCGAAGCCATGAAGCGCTCGAAGCTGACTTGGAGTTCCTTTGCCGAGTGGCCGCTTTGTTCGACGCGCGCATCCAGTTCGCGCGCGGATTGCTGGTAGGCATCGTGCTGCGCCTTTTGCTCGCTCGCGCTCGGCAATGGCGGCACGTCGGAAGCCACCGGTTCGGCGGGGGTCGTCGGAACCGTGACGACTGGAGACGTCGCGACTGGAGCCGGAGCAGAAACTTCGACTGCCGGGATAGCAACTTCTTCTGTCGTTTCGGTGCGGAGTTCGCCATCCGATGTGAATAAGCGTCGGTCGTTAACCTTGATTTCAGAATCCTTCTTGCGTTCGACCATAGTTAAATTCTCCGTAGACAAGCGGCTCGCCGCGTCTCGTGCCACGTAAACAAATGCCGCAACGAACGGGTCACGATGCGGATACGATTGGAACCGGTACAACTCTCAGGCGGCTATCACCGACCGTGATTTCTTTTCCCGCCGCTTCGCGTCGCAAGTATCCGAGTGCAGCAGCAAAATCTCCACCGGGAAAAGGCAGCACAACGCTGCTCGTAACTTCGCCCACTTCTTTTCCATCCGCGAGAATCTTGCTGCTCGGTTCCGGTAGCGGACCTTCCACAGCAAAAGCGGTGAACTGTCGATGAACCGCGCCTCGCGACCGAATCCGTTCCACGATTTCCTGTCCGAGATAGCAGCCTTTTGTGAAATTTAAGGCGCGAGTCTGGCCGGTTTCCTGCGGCAAATCACGATCGCGAATGTCCGTAGCAAATTGCGGGATCCCGCGCGAGATGCGAAACATATTCAGCGCGGCAGCACTGGTCGGATCTGCACCTGCTTTGACGAGCACGTCCCAGAGTCGGCTGGAATGTTCCGGAGCAACCCACACCTGCCACGATTCTTTCGCTTCTTCTCCCGCCCGCACAACCGTGACCGCCGCCTGCTGCCATTGCGCATCCCCAAATTGCAGGTAAGAGAGTTCTGGTACAGGAATGCCGGCACGCTCCAGCACCGCGCGTGACTCGGGACCAGTCAGGCCAATGGCTGCAATCTTCTCGCTGACATCGGTCATTTCGACATCGTCCGCGATGATGTAGTGGTCAAAGAGTTCCCAGACCTTGTCGCGCTGGCTGCGCTCCATATCGATGAGCAACGATTCGCCGCGATTAAAGGCATAGAGGTCGGCTTGGATGCGTCCTTGCGCATTCAGCAGGAACGAATAAACCCCATGTCCAGCGGCCAGATCGCGAACGTTGTTCGAGATCATGCCATTCAGCCATCGTGTACGGTCCCCGCCGGAGAGCGCAATCTTGGCGCGATCACTGAGGTCGTATAGGCCGCAACCGGAGAGCAGCGCGTTGAATTCCGCGCGGACGTCGCCAGAGCCCTCGACGGAGCTCAGTTTCGAATCGTCTTGTAAGGCAGTTTTCACGCGTCTTCTTACGATTATAGCGGACTGTCGAGGTAGGTATCGCAGGCCGATTCTGATATCTTCGTGCGGGTGAGCACTCAGAAACGAATTGCCGTAATTCCCGGCGACGGCATCGGCAAAGAAGTCATTCCGCAAGCCGTGCGGGTACTGGATGCCGTGGGTGCCGACCTGGCGTTCACCGAGTTCGACTGGGGCGCAGACCGGTACCTGGCCGACAAGACGACTGTCCCGCCAGAGGGCTTTGCCATGCTGGCGCGAGATTTCGACGCGATCCTCGTGGGTGCATTCGGGGATCCCCGCGTGCCCTCCAACATCCACGCCAAAGAGATACTGCTGGGGATGCGCTTCAAGATGGATTTGTATGCGAACGTGCGCCCGGTCCGCCTCATGGATGCTGCGCTTTGCCCGATCAAAGGCGTTGAGCCGAAGGACGTCGATTTTGTTGTGATCCGGGAAAACACCGAGGGCGTGTATGGCGATCTGGGCGGAGTATTCAAACAGGGAACGCCGGACGAGATCGCGATCCAGGAAGACGTCAATACCCGCAAGGGTGTGGAGCGCATCCTACGGTATGCATTTGAGTATTGTGTTGCAAATAAGAAGCTAGACGGCTCGCCTCGCAAGCGCGTCCTGCTCTGCGACAAGAGCAATGCGATGACCCATGCAGGCGGATTGTGGCAGCGCGTGTTTAAGGAAGTCGGCGGCGAGTTTCCGCAAATTGAAAAACAGCACATGTACGTGGACGCCCTGTGCATGCAGATGATCCGCGATCCGCGCGGGTTCGATGTGATCGTCACGAACAACATGTTCGGCGACATCATCACCGACATTGCGGCCGGGTTGCAGGGCGGGCTCGGAATGGCGGCGAGCGGAAATCTCCATCCCGGCCGGACGTCGATGTTCGAGCCGGTGCACGGGTCGGCGCCTCCGATCGCAGGCAAGAATATTGCAAACCCGTTCGGCGCGATTCTGACTGCCGCGATGATGCTGGCGCATCTGGGATTCCCTGCGCAATCGGCAAAGATCGAAGCAGCGGTTCTCGAGGCGGTGCGCCAGAAGAAGACCACGGTCGATATCGGCGGACCGTTGGGGACGCGCGAAGCGGGCGACTGGGTGGCGCAGCGCGTGGCGCAGAGCTAAAACTCAATGACTGGGAAATTCAGAGCCTATGTTGGTGACCCCGACTTCCACGATGGCACTATCAAGGTAGTTCGCTCGGACCTCACGGAAGTATGCGTCGAGATTGTCGGGCACAGCGGTGCCGTATACATCACTCGATTTGCGGGAGTCGAATCGGTCGTATCGCACAACCCCGAAGGCATGCTGCTTTACGCATTGTGCGAAATGGAGGCAGTCATGCCATTGCGCCGATTCCACTTCGCCAACTCCTACATGCCAGACGATGAGGGCGGTGACTCCAGGCTGGAAATCAGCGCTCGCACTTTTTCTGTCGAGAAAATGTAAGGCACCAGTGCGGAGTATGTACTTACGTCTTGCTACCCGCCAGCAGAGCCAGTTCCCGCCATTTCCAATGACAATCAACGTCTATGAATCCAATCTCGCGCAGCCATCGCAATTGGATTTCTACATCCAGAAGCTGGTTCGACGGGTCCTCCGTTTCGGGTGTGGTTCCGATCCGGTGCAGGAATTCATCGTGCAGCTTTGGCGTCGGGGAGGCGACGTGCTCCAGATTGCAGAAAACGCCTCCATGGTTCAGTAATCCATAAATTTCGGAATAGAGGGTTCGCTTGCGTTCGTGACCAACGTGATGAATTGCGAAACTGGAAATGACGGCATCAAACTTGCCCAGCTCAGGCAGATGGCCATCGAGGTTGTGAGGTACGACGACAACGGAACGGTCGTTGGCAAAGCGCGCCTTGGCGGCTTCTACCATGGCGGGCGAGAAGTCAATTGCGACCGCTTCCGTCTCCGGATGTCTATGTTTCGCCAGAGCTAGCAGTCGCCCATCTCCCGTA is from Acidobacteriota bacterium and encodes:
- a CDS encoding MBL fold metallo-hydrolase, which codes for MKATLTVLGSGTSMGVPTIGCDCAVCRSSDPRDRRTRPSVMVSYSGHNILIDTTPDFREQALRENLTSVDAVFYTHTHADHILGIDDLRPLSFKHKPGRMPLFADPAAVDFLRKMFRYIFDADYKFGGLPQVEMKPIEGPVDLFGARFEPVTVIHGETPIMGFRFGSAAYLTDHSEVPAGSLDQLRGLDILFLDALRYKPHPTHSTVEQSLKIVEEVKPKRAFFTHICHDLPHEETDASLPTGVQLAYDGMKLEFEI
- a CDS encoding folate-binding protein YgfZ, which gives rise to MKTALQDDSKLSSVEGSGDVRAEFNALLSGCGLYDLSDRAKIALSGGDRTRWLNGMISNNVRDLAAGHGVYSFLLNAQGRIQADLYAFNRGESLLIDMERSQRDKVWELFDHYIIADDVEMTDVSEKIAAIGLTGPESRAVLERAGIPVPELSYLQFGDAQWQQAAVTVVRAGEEAKESWQVWVAPEHSSRLWDVLVKAGADPTSAAALNMFRISRGIPQFATDIRDRDLPQETGQTRALNFTKGCYLGQEIVERIRSRGAVHRQFTAFAVEGPLPEPSSKILADGKEVGEVTSSVVLPFPGGDFAAALGYLRREAAGKEITVGDSRLRVVPVPIVSAS
- a CDS encoding 3-isopropylmalate dehydrogenase: MSTQKRIAVIPGDGIGKEVIPQAVRVLDAVGADLAFTEFDWGADRYLADKTTVPPEGFAMLARDFDAILVGAFGDPRVPSNIHAKEILLGMRFKMDLYANVRPVRLMDAALCPIKGVEPKDVDFVVIRENTEGVYGDLGGVFKQGTPDEIAIQEDVNTRKGVERILRYAFEYCVANKKLDGSPRKRVLLCDKSNAMTHAGGLWQRVFKEVGGEFPQIEKQHMYVDALCMQMIRDPRGFDVIVTNNMFGDIITDIAAGLQGGLGMAASGNLHPGRTSMFEPVHGSAPPIAGKNIANPFGAILTAAMMLAHLGFPAQSAKIEAAVLEAVRQKKTTVDIGGPLGTREAGDWVAQRVAQS
- a CDS encoding DUF1844 domain-containing protein; its protein translation is MVERKKDSEIKVNDRRLFTSDGELRTETTEEVAIPAVEVSAPAPVATSPVVTVPTTPAEPVASDVPPLPSASEQKAQHDAYQQSARELDARVEQSGHSAKELQVSFERFMASLYMTAMMQLGLMVEQGGSPQVDIIGARQTIDTLSMMSDKTKGNLNAKEQAFMQNALYELRMAYVEVTNALAHPPSPITGTNG
- a CDS encoding bifunctional riboflavin kinase/FAD synthetase, yielding MQVFHKLGDIPGDFGPTLVSVGNFDGVHRAHRAVLGEIVSRAKTNGAKSVAVTFEPHPMRILRPDKNLKLITPSPEKLRLLSATGVDAVLLLPFSRDLSLMTPHQFAHDILKAKLRTCEIHEGYNFHFGHKASGNITTLREFGGEMGFAVHDYPEMRLRGEPVSSSHIRHLIQEGRVSRARHLLARPFSILSTAGRGRGYGSKYTVPTINLARYEELIPKDGVYITRTRVGNECFDSVTNVGNRPTFGADSFAVESHLLNFHPLDVTAETEVELHFLDRLRDEIKFPTVDALRAQIGRDVTRAQKYFRRLNTHS
- a CDS encoding class I SAM-dependent methyltransferase — translated: MAVNLWSQTEHALEYLERADSIPHRTEGESCLIEFLTPRVRRILDLGTGDGRLLALAKHRHPETEAVAIDFSPAMVEAAKARFANDRSVVVVPHNLDGHLPELGKFDAVISSFAIHHVGHERKRTLYSEIYGLLNHGGVFCNLEHVASPTPKLHDEFLHRIGTTPETEDPSNQLLDVEIQLRWLREIGFIDVDCHWKWRELALLAGSKT